CAATGGAAATTATGGAAGTATCATTATTGTAGGGACGGGAGTCGTAGGTTTAACAATTAATAGGTCAGGCAAAACACAAGTTGGTGGTTGGGGATTTCCACATGGAGATGAGGGCGGAGCTGCATGGTTAGGATTAGAAACTACTAGACAGTTGTTACATTACTGTGATGGTAGAGCTGAGCCAACTCCTTTATTGAAATATTTACAAAAAAAATTTGCAAATAAAGTTGAAAATATTACTGAATGGGCTTGTTATGCAAATGCCAGTCAGTTTGCCGAATTAGCTAGAGATGTTTTTAAATATGCTAAAAAAAATGATTCATTTGCTGAATTTCTTTTAAAAAAGTCAGCTAGAGAAGTTGAGCAAATTTATTTAGCATTAAAAATGAAATCAAAACAAAATCAACAAACCCCTTTTTCTATACTTGGAGGGGTAGCTCCATTTATTTTTGACTATTTAAAACCTGCCATAAAAAAACAGTTAAACAAACCTCTAGGAGATGCGTGCGATGGCGCAATTCTTATGATAAGAAAACATATCAATCATTTAAAATAACTGATTGATAAAGAGGTTTTTTATGCTTTGTATTGAAAATGCATTATTATTTGATGGTGAAATATTTAAAAAAAACAAAAAAATCTTTATTAAAGACAAAAAAATATATGATATTAGTGGTAGAAAAAATAGTAAAACATATTTAACGATTGATGCCAAAGAACAAATTGTGTGTCCAGGATTCATAGATATACAAGTTAATGGTGGGGGAGGCTTTTTTTTTAATGAAACTGTTTCAATTGATGAAATAAAAAAAGTATCTTCGACGCATGCAAAATTCGGAACAACTTCTTTTTTACCAACATTTATTACAGACAATAAAACTAAATTGCCAATATTTATTCAGACCTTAAATAATGCCATTAAGGAAAAAATTCCAGGAGTTATTGGTATTCATATAGAAGGCCCATTTATCAATGTCGATAAAAAAGGTATTCATGCAGAAGAATATATACGGACTCCAACAGAATCAGATGTACAAGAACTAAAAAAAATAGTAAATTGTATTAAACTTATTACCATTGCACCTGAAAAAGTCTCTAAAGAATTTATAAGTGAATTATTAAAGAATAAATTTAATGTATTTGCAGGGCATACACTTGCAACATTTAATGAAATGCAAAATGGATTTCAAGCAGGTATTAGAGGTATAACTCACTTATTTAATGCTTGTAGTCAATTTGGCAGTAGAGAGCCAGGAGTAATAGGGGCTTTTATTTTAAATGAAAAGCCTTGGGCAGGAATTATAGCTGATGGCCATCATGTATCTTTTGATACACTTAAAGTAGTATTAAAAGCAAAAGAAACAAAAAAATTTATTTTGGTTTCCGATGCAATGCCCCCTGTTGGAACACAATTAGATAAATTTAAAATTTATAGCAAAGATATTTTTGTAAAAGATGGAAAATATATTGATAGCTCTGGTACTTTAGCAGGTTCTGCATTAACTATACATCATGCCCTGCAAAATATTTTACAACAAAAATTGGTTTCTGTTGCTGAAGGCTTACAAATGACTTCAACTAATCCAGCTGATTGTTTAGGAATTAGTAAAAAAAACAGTATGGGCTTAAAAGGAAGAATATTACCAAATTTTGATGCTGATATTGTAATTTTAAATAAGAAAAATTTTAAAATATTAAATGTTATACAATTAGGAAAAGTTTTAAGCTAATTTAAAGGAGTTATTTGTTTTGAAAATAAAAGTGAACTGGTATGCGAAAGAATATCCACAAGATTGGGAATTTTATGCTGAATGTGCAGAAGGTAAAAATATTGATATATCTGGAAAAAATGGTCCTGAAAGTATTAAAACAGCGCCTAGTCCAAAAGAATTAGTATTACAGGGAATGGCATCTTGTACAGCAATTGATGTTATTAGCACTTTAAAAAAAATGCGACAATCGGTAGAAAAATTTTCAGTTGAATGCATTGCAACGCAAACAGAAGTACATCCTAAAATATTCAAAGATTGTGTTTTAACTTATAAATTAACAGGAAAAAATTTAGACATAGATAAAGTCATACATGGTATTTTTTTAAGTTTTACTAAATATTGTGGAGTACATGCGATAGTAGAAAGATCTGGTTGTAATATTAAACCCCAAATATATATTAATGATAAATTAGTCGACCTTTGGGATCCTCTAAATAGAAACCTTATTAAATTACAAGAGTGGTATGACAAATTTGCTAAAAAATGTCCCAAAGGTGTTGCATTAGTTATTGGTACCTCAAAAGGAATTGGTAAAGAATT
This is a stretch of genomic DNA from Pigmentibacter ruber. It encodes these proteins:
- a CDS encoding BadF/BadG/BcrA/BcrD ATPase family protein, translating into MKDGDYFVGIDGGGSKTHLRIVSASGKVIAESFAGPANIRLSVDTAIQSITEALNIAAKIANISQMQLKNFQTGIGVAGYEVQTAREEFLNKIQQIGIHQYKLQSDAYIACLGAHNGNYGSIIIVGTGVVGLTINRSGKTQVGGWGFPHGDEGGAAWLGLETTRQLLHYCDGRAEPTPLLKYLQKKFANKVENITEWACYANASQFAELARDVFKYAKKNDSFAEFLLKKSAREVEQIYLALKMKSKQNQQTPFSILGGVAPFIFDYLKPAIKKQLNKPLGDACDGAILMIRKHINHLK
- the nagA gene encoding N-acetylglucosamine-6-phosphate deacetylase, producing MLCIENALLFDGEIFKKNKKIFIKDKKIYDISGRKNSKTYLTIDAKEQIVCPGFIDIQVNGGGGFFFNETVSIDEIKKVSSTHAKFGTTSFLPTFITDNKTKLPIFIQTLNNAIKEKIPGVIGIHIEGPFINVDKKGIHAEEYIRTPTESDVQELKKIVNCIKLITIAPEKVSKEFISELLKNKFNVFAGHTLATFNEMQNGFQAGIRGITHLFNACSQFGSREPGVIGAFILNEKPWAGIIADGHHVSFDTLKVVLKAKETKKFILVSDAMPPVGTQLDKFKIYSKDIFVKDGKYIDSSGTLAGSALTIHHALQNILQQKLVSVAEGLQMTSTNPADCLGISKKNSMGLKGRILPNFDADIVILNKKNFKILNVIQLGKVLS